AGGGACGACAAAAACTGGAGCCGCGCTGGAATCAACTTGGAGTCGCCGTCGCTGTTTTGTTCATAACAGCCGGAGAGGGGGCGTTGTGAAAACTTGGAGAAAGCCCAAAACTGGAGTTGAGTGATTTAGATAATGCAGCTACTTGGAATAAACGGAGAATAACAGGTCCGTGGAGAAGTTCGCCACGACGCGCGCACTGTACCGAACTGAAGCGGACTGAAGCCCGGCTGTGGAGGAATGAAGCTGCGCTGCTAGGGCaacccctctctttctccctccctccctccctccctccctctctctctctttctctctctgtcacaccctcctcttcctctctatgtCACTGTGGAGTTCAGTCACAACAGTAACGACTCATGTAACATCACAGACAGATTTTACGCAATATTGGCGATTCAGACATTGGGtcgtttttaaaaatgattattagttatttatttttcctctacTACTTTTTGTAGGCAGATGTTGTTCCTTTTACTCTTATTGCATTTGCATAAGTTAAGGTTAtaaaaatcaactaataaatggtgatatattattataggtttGATTTTGTACTTGTTTGCAGATTTAGCTTAATACTACAAAATATTAATGATTCCTTATTATAGGTTTAGGGACCCAGTAATACTGTATGCAAAGCAATTGAATAAATAGTGCGACATCCAAACATTGAACATATCAATTCATCAAAAGAATAACTTAATATATGTCATTCTAAAATAGGTGTTTAGTAGATGCTAATACTTTGTATATGTTAccgttttgaatgcaggactgaGTGTTTATCAGTGTAGTCTTGCTACTTGCTTCCACCTCTGCATGAATAAGCTTCTCATTGAAATGCAAGGTGGGGGGACTTCAGGTTCATCTCTTTAAAAGGAATTTGGATTGCTCTTTTCAAAGTCAGTGGAGGTCAaacataaactgaatatgttgcCGTTCCTTCAGTGGTGGGAGAAGTGAGGCTCGTAGTGACAAACACATCTTTTATCCTAAAGAGTTTCTTTTCTATCTGTACGACTGAAATCATGTCAGCCATTCACTTCTGGAGGGACGGGGGCAGAGGGTTAAATATATTCCCTCAAAGAGAGTGTTTTGTCGACAGGCCTCAAGTACTGTTGCATGACTGTAGCAAGGCACAGAGAGGTGTGTGAGCAGTCCAGGATCCAATTCAGAAAACCAATTTACTGTGGGTTCACTTGATTTAGCCGTTTGGCAGTTGTTTTTAGTGAAAGGGCTGTAAAACACACTTCATCTGgacagcaccaaacagcagttagCAGCTAGACAAGCAATCAGAAACCCCAATGAAGAAATACTCCACTACCATTAGCGTAGTAAAAATCCCACTTCAACATTAGACATTTTTATGTCTGCTTTTATCCAATTGAAATCTAAGATGTTTTGAAGAAATGTAATGAACCTTACGGCAGCATAAAATAGGAAGTTAGAAGTAAAATTCAAGTGCTTCAAGTTGCAGATAGATTCCTCGCTCCGCTGCACCCTCGCTGTTATATATTTAGGATACCCGTCAGTGTCCAATCCCTCAGGGCCCCAAAAACGCCTACAAAGATTTCCTCTTCATGGATTAATTGATTGCACTGCTGGGGTATGAATcaagtgtgtttgagtgagtgAAATACATTTGGTGTGGGTGAGCTTTGGGGGATGTAATTGCATATTCCAAACCACTTAAGACTCTTAAGAGCTACAGTTGGAATTCTTTATTAGGAATAAACCCCTACTTTCTTTCAGGGTTTCTTTGACAAAACTTAGATAGCTAAAGACAATATATTGAACTTATTGAGATAATAGGACAATTAGACTACAAACAAACCCCCTATTAAACACAAATGACCTTTATTGACGCATTAATTAACCTTTGTGAGTTAAGTGTGTGATGATACATGAGATAGAGCCCTTCCTGAATGGCTCTTTAGGTATTCCTCATGAAACTACGGTGGCTGAAAGGGGCCAACGCGCTACACCTGGCacaattgtgtttatatatttgcatGGAGAGTTTCTCCTAAATCAGCTTTGGGTCGTTTGAGCTTGTCAGCCATCGGATGAATCACTGTTTACAGTACAGCTCTCATCTTACGTTGgattaaaataagaacatttgtTAAACTATTGAGGTGAAAGTCCCACCCAGACCTCCCCCCTTCAACTGCGGACTATGATTAGAATCCTATTTGTTCTAGGTGGTCTTCAAATCTTGATCCAAGAGAAAATACGTTTCCCGGAAATGTATCTGACCCTTGAAAAGGAACGTGACTGTGAGGAGACCGGGCAGCCTTCGCTCAATTACCGCACCAGTGTCACTGATTTTGTCAGAAGTCCTCTTTCAAGAAATGGTTTCAATTTCATGTTCCATTTCAGCGGCTCGATAACGGAGCAATCTCTTCTTCTCAGGGAATGGATGCTGGGTGTCAGAGGGGATCATCAGTGGGACAAAGAGCAGCAATTCTGCCAGAGTAGAGGTGAGTACCGCATACCTTTTTCCTAAATTGTTTTGTGACAATCTTTGTCACAGAATTAGATTTTGTACatcctgtgtttttgttgaaggTCTGTTTCTGTTCCAAATGATTAGTTTTACACTTGAAAATGTCCTTGAGATTTTTTGTAGCCTGTAGAACAACTgtatcctttctttttttatttggctgaCCCGCAGTAGCAAAGGGAGGATGTTATGGGACTCTTGATGTGCAGCGCGATGTGGAAACAATCTCAAAGTCCCTCAAGGTTTAGTTCATGTGTTACCGCTTGAGAAATGATACAGatgctttgaaaaatgtttggaggCTGCGGGGGAGTGAGGTTGCACAGTGGAGGAGAAGGGCTtcactctttgtgtttgtgatttctttgaTGGCTGCTGTCAGTCCTGCTGATGCTTTAACAAATGATGCTAGTGCTGTTGTTACTGCTTTTATTGTGCGCTTGtgtgggaggtgtgtgtgtctgtgtgtgtgtctgtgtgtgtgtgtgtgtgtgtgtggcttcagCTTGGCTAACATGTGCTGCTGTTTCTTCCACGTTTTTGAAGATAACAGCTTATTAAAGCCATGCCAGATGTCGCTCCCTTCTGCTTCTTCTCAAGCCTCCAATGTTGTTTGGCAAGTTTGGCAGCCACTTCACATTGATTTTTTCACTGTGTCTGCACACAGGTCATGACTAGCAAGTCTGATGAGATGAGGAACTTAAATCCCTAGAAAAAACGCAGCTCAGATGAAGCACTAATACCAGCGATTTGCACAAAAGGAATGTCGGTCCGAGCATTCTAAGAATGTAAGGTGCCACAGCTCAGTCTGACATTTTTCCTCAAGGTAGAAACAGGAGACCTTAAACTTGACTGTTCAACATAATTGCTTTCTGCATTGGCAGTGGAATGGTGCATGATGACATAGTGTGAACTACTTTATCACCATTTGCCTTAAAACAGTCAAATGACAGACGACCTGATCATCAAGTATTTATACTCTGTAATTGTCACCGATTTTCAGTAAACATACAATATGTCCTATGTGACACTAATGGGTAAAATAACCTTGTATCAATGGTGCCTCATACAATTAGTATTGGTCTCATGTGGTGTTCCACAGGGATCGATCTTAGGACCCTTAAGGCCTTTGGACGGCAGGTCAATATTTTTCGTATGGGTTGTCTTAATTTGTAATCCGATACAAATCGTTCTGAATAGAGCCTTAATTAATGTATGACATTAGCGAGACGCTTTTGTTTAACTGCCTAAGTTGCCACCACTACAGTCTTATATAGTCCTGCATTCTTTCTGTTGCAATtaattcttttttattaaagttatttGCAACAGATTGTCAGAGGTTCCCCTGCAAAGaaagacattcatttaaattctcTGGATAATTATTCAATCGTATAAAACTTCATGCATTATATTGACTGCTCACTTGTCGTATTATGATTAGTATTTCCCCATATTAATTCTTTATCTTTAACAACTTTGAAATACTAATATGGGACACGGGAGTCTGAACCAAGGTCAGATTTGACACTCATCAGCAACAGACACTTCGATTAAACCCCCGACCCAGAGAACTGCATGCCCCAAAAAGTAGCTGTTTACACTCTGCTCTCCAGTCTGTCCAGAAGTTGACTACAccctgtaaaataaaacagaaataaactgCGACAGTGATCATAAAACTTTGTATAAAAGCTGTCAGATATCAACACGTATCTAAATCCAGCCCTAAAGCCGAGGGTACATCTTTTATCTCAGCGGTGCGTCTTCCCAAATCCAAACTTTAAGATGCTATCAGCGAGGTTTTGCGTGCAAACACAGTTAAAGCTTGTGCCTGAGTGCAACAGAGCGGCATGCCTTCCTCGTCTAAAAGCATTAGTGCTTTCATCCTTCGTTACGAGGAAACAGTCCATGATGTGTGCTTTGATTCTGTCTGGGACACACACTGGGTTTGTGCTCACAGCGCCGAAACTGAGACAGGTCTTGTCTCTGTGTCTTATGAGCAGCTTATTTACAGACAAGATGCGCATGTCAGCAAAGAAGTGGGAACAAAGACTTGCAAGCGTTTTAAATTCATAGTGTAACCAGCAGCCAGACTCACAGAGCTGAATGAAGAGAAACTGCACTTCTACACTAATCTCAAAGGGATAACACTTTAAGAATGTAAAAGTGTGGCTTTTGGGAAGGAATTTGCAAGAAAAGCAGGTGACATGATGTATTTCTGACCTGACACACCTGCTTATTTATGAAGAGATCTCCCTCCTCAATATGTAATCCCGCTGACAGAATATATTGtggtattattttatttttaatgagagCAGAGGTGTTTGAAATTCCTTTACCCATATTTCACTTTGATTATCTTTGATCTCAAGTCAGCGTTGTACTGACATCTACTGGTCAGATGTAACAGAAAGCTGTTCTAAAAACCACCATGACTATCAACCATGAATGGATTAGTGAACAGGCACACCAATCACAGGCCCAGTGGCAGTAAGGTTAGGAACACCTCCTGGCGTTCACCTACAAAAAGTCACTCAAACGGACATGGACCAACCAGAACGAGACTctaaatgactacaaagagataaAAAGGGCCCCATTGTCCGCTGACCTTGCCATAGTTGCAGCgcatttaatatttcattcaaactTCATTACATCCGAGTAAGTAATCTCCACCGAGTGCAAATGCACAGAATTTCATTGTGGATTTCTTTTAAAGTAAATCACATCCTCAGAGCCCAGAATGTTGCAACGTCAGCACAAGTCTTAATGCCCTCTACAAACAAAAAGGGCAATGCTGCAGTGGAAGAATGTGAACACAAGTaggaagaaaggagggaaaagaAAGGCAATATTTTGGCAGCATTGCTGTTACAATGCAGCATACTATGGAGAGGAAAGGGGGGGACATTGTGAGGCGATTACATTTACTGTTTGGTTTCCTGGGTAGAATTGTTTTTAAGACACAACAGCTAGACTACGATCAGCTTAAGAATTGTACATGAGCAATAATCGCTGGAAAACCCATCAAAGAGCATTGAAACGAGCCATGAAGGCGGCCTCACAGGCGATCTTAGGGAGGGGATTCaaaccaaagtaaaacaaacacaggattcAAAACCACAATAAGCACTCCTCCAAAGGACACAGCAAGGATACCATTATACCATGACATTCTAAAAATGGAAAAGTAGATTAGATTGAGCCTATAATGTCGTACAGTCCACCTGAGCACGGCTACATGTCCGACTCactgatgaataaaacatgtgttctgCCTCTGGTATATTATAAAGACTGAAATCTTGTTTCGTTTCACAGCCAAAGACCCGATTGTTGGGCCACATGCACTGATATGTGAAAGCTTGCCAACCTAGTACTGGAAAATAAGATAACGCTCCAGTTCATGGTCTTATTTAATGATGACGATTAATGATTTGTATGATGATTGAAGAAGAAATGATTCAGGTCATTAATAATTACCAAGATGCATGTTTGACGTTGGACCAGAAAATTCTAAACAGATTGTTGTAATCATGTTGATGTTTAGCTATTTCATGTTGAGCtaagtgtgtttgcatgctaGTTTTGCTAAATAGCACGAAACATAAAAAGACACCGTAATTATTGAGCTTAAAAAACTACACCTCTCATCCAACCTTCTTGTTTCGAATAGGCAACAACGACGACTTGATTATGAAAATTGACTTGACTTGAAATTCCCACACATAAAACAGGACATCATTTTATTGATGgtgtatatttaaatgcagcGGTGGACCTTTGCTCTTTTTCCTTAGCTTAACGCCATGACTTTTTCCATTTACGCCTTTGACAAAATGTGCCTTATCTAATCTTCTCCCTCTTAAATTGATATGGTAACGCATACTCTCCTGTGCGGCTGAACATGATGCTATCACTGTAAGACATTGTAAGACTGTGAGTCTTCCTCTTAATAATGAATGGTTTTAACAGTGTTATGTTGCCCAAAACTCTAGGTACAAAAGATTGAAAAACCTGGgatgaaaaacagagaaaactgatttcaaaacattttgtttaatacctcagaaacaaaaggcaaaataaGGACTATTTATTGAAAGGAAAAAGCGGCACTGCTCCAACCAAATATAACCACGACGAATCACAACACGCTGGAGGGAATGCGATGAAAATTGAGCAgttgaggaaaaacaaatgtcataCAGGACCTGATAATCCAGCCAAGAGAAAAAAAGTTAGGACTGAACTTGATCGGTATTTTTATGGCTTGTTTTTTAACCACTAAATCCTCTGAACCTGATACAAAACAATGACTAACCACAACTAATAAGCTTAATACATGCCCCCTGGTGTTTTAGGGATATAAAGCGAAAACATTCATCCAAGATGAATCATTAACCATGATAGTGGGAGGGCCTCAATTGGTCCGACAGCTGAGGCAAAGGTGTTTCTTTATCTGATGGATGTCTTCCATAAAGGCTTGTGACAACAGAGCTAGGCAACAGTTGCAAACCGAGGagtttatgttcaaaaagtggCAATGCTTTCCTCTGTGGGACTGAGCCTTGTGGTGCTGCTTTCAGTAGTGGGAGCAGCCACAGTGGAGAGGTGAGTGTCATTCATAAAATCACATCTGGGGTCAAATCCTGACTTACAGAAGGCTGGGGACGTGACTTTTGAAGACTCTTgatttttccttgttttattttgatgtgcaaCAGGGTGGAGTATGACTACTACAAATACCATCCAATGCCAGAGGTGAGAACGTAGATTCTTGCTctgacacatttcattttgacagaccactacacacacacacacacacacagaatctaATGTGTGTATTCCACCATACAGATCACAGACTGGATGTCTCAGGTGCAGAAGGATTACCCTGACGTTGTGACCATAGTGGAATACGGACAGACCTATGAGAAGAGGACTATTAAGTTGCTCAAGGTAAACCAACATTTTCACTATCAGGGTTTTCTTCAAAGCTCAGCAGCTACttacaacacaacacactgcattttgttttccacagttACTCTATACCCTCAAGATTTCCTTTATAACTTGTATCTTAATCAGAAAGTGTACAGCCTATCGAGCCATCGTTTTCCAGTGTTGTACCCAATGgcacacacaatgcacactAGCCAAATGAGAAGCTGTAAGAATTTGTCTTCCAGATCGGCGTTAGTAcgggagagaagaagaaagctaTCTGGATGGACTGCGGTATACACGCCAGGGAATGGATCGCCCCGGCCTTCTGTCAGTACTTTGTCAGAGAGGTAATTTACcatcattttcctttaaatgaaaaagattgTGTACAACCTATCCTCCGGTATATTAATCTGGCTCTTGTGTTTTACTCAAATCAGATCCTTCAAGCATACAAAAGCGACCCAAAAATGCAAGCGATGATGATGAATATGGACTTCTATGTCACCCCTGTGCTCAACATGGACGGATACATCCACACCTGGAAGGACAACTCGGTCAGTGCTTGAGTTTGATGGATTTTGCTCAAATTACTTTTCTGGGTTAAGCCTCAAGCTCTCGAGCCACAGACGAGCCGGATAGGAGAGAATGATAATCCTATTAAAGCAGAAGGCAGTTAAGTTACAGTGAGCTCCAATTCAATCAGGGAATAAATTGATTCCTGGTGCTCAACACGAGTTACAAATCATCTCATTTTCAATATAAGATGAATGGAAATAATATCAAACAGCAATCACAGGCAGCATTGAAGTATGTACAAGTGCCCGGTTCATTTCTTATTAAGTTAATAGAACGCCCGGATCTGTTTTCACCCGTAGACTCGACTGTGGAGAAAGAACAGGTCACCGGGACCTACAAACTGCACCTGTCTCGGCACTGACCTCAACCGCAACTTTAACGCCAACTGGGGCAGtgagttttgttttgcttctcccTCTGTTCGTTCATACAGCCCTTATGCTCTATGCATTGCTCTGATAAGCACACAAAGTCGATGTTGCCAGTAGATCATTCAATTCCTTCGGCTGCCTCCACAGCACTCGGGATTTCCTATGACTGCTGCTCGAACATCTACTGCGGGACCCAACCTGTGTCCGAGCCCGAGGCCCAGGCCGTCACCTATTTCGTAGGAAGCCGAAAAgaagacttcctgtgtttcctcaccATCCACTCCTACGGCCAGC
The Eleginops maclovinus isolate JMC-PN-2008 ecotype Puerto Natales chromosome 24, JC_Emac_rtc_rv5, whole genome shotgun sequence DNA segment above includes these coding regions:
- the cpo gene encoding carboxypeptidase O: MLSSVGLSLVVLLSVVGAATVERVEYDYYKYHPMPEITDWMSQVQKDYPDVVTIVEYGQTYEKRTIKLLKIGVSTGEKKKAIWMDCGIHAREWIAPAFCQYFVREILQAYKSDPKMQAMMMNMDFYVTPVLNMDGYIHTWKDNSTRLWRKNRSPGPTNCTCLGTDLNRNFNANWGTLGISYDCCSNIYCGTQPVSEPEAQAVTYFVGSRKEDFLCFLTIHSYGQLLLVPYGHPDFTADNYDELMKVGLGAADAIRSVHGKNYTVGTSPDVLYANSGSSRDWARMQGIPLAYTFELRDNGTFGFELPQDQIQPTCEEAYSGALHIITYAHDKTFSGAPATAATLWSMLLAVGVTSTTLM